The Euphorbia lathyris chromosome 2, ddEupLath1.1, whole genome shotgun sequence genome includes a window with the following:
- the LOC136218495 gene encoding nascent polypeptide-associated complex subunit alpha-like protein 2 has translation MSPGPVVEAEVANPELNEQIPSAGEETHQDPKHDDEPIVEDVKDEDDEDDEDDDDDKDDETPGVNGSSKQSRSEKKSRKAMLKLGMKPVTGVSRVTIKRTKNILFFISKPDVFKSPNSETYVIFGEAKIEDLSSQLQTQAAQQFRMPDMASVLPKSDISGAGAAIQADEEEEEVDEMGVEPRDIDLVMTQAGVSRGKAVKALKTHSGDIVSAIMELTT, from the exons ATGTCTCCTGGACCAGTTGTCGAAGCTGAGGTCGCCAACCCTGAACTCAACGAGCAGATCCCCTCCGCCGGCGAGGAGACTCATCAAGACCCTAAg CACGATGATGAGCCTATTGTCGAAGATGTCAAGGATGAGGACGACGAGGACGACGAGGACGATGATGACGATAAGGATGATGAAACCCCAG GTGTAAATGGGAGTTCGAAGCAGAGCAGAAGTGAAAAGAAGAGTCGTAAGGCAATGTTGAAACTCGGGATGAAACCTGTTACTGGTGTTTCCCGGGTGACAATAAAGAGAACTAAAAAT ATACTATTTTTCATCTCAAAACCAGATGTCTTTAAGAGCCCGAACTCTGAGACATATGTTATATTCGGAGAGGCTAAGATAGAGGACTTGAGCTCTCAGCTGCAGACACAGGCAGCACAACAATTTAGGATGCCAGATATGGCATCAGTCCTTCCAAAATCTGATATTTCCGGAGCTGGTGCTGCAATTCAGGCAgatgaggaagaggaagaagtggATGAGATGGGTGTGGAGCCTCGAGACATTGACTTAGTTATGACACAAGCAGGAGTGTCAAGGGGCAAGGCTGTGAAGGCCCTCAAGACACACAGCGGAGACATTGTTAGTGCAATTATGGAGCTTACTACTTAG